One Pseudodesulfovibrio sp. S3 DNA window includes the following coding sequences:
- the proB gene encoding glutamate 5-kinase yields MTNSRITRDTLLNDVRRVVVKVGSAVVTTGDGLNCDAINRLADQLAALVNLRLDVVLVSSGAVAAGRQRIFERTSTKSKNNRDMASRQAASAIGQGRLMHDYDEAFARHGKITAQMLLTRSGLKNRERFLNARNTMERLLEWGVIPIVNENDPVSTKELEFGDNDTLGAMCLGLIGADLFINLTSANGVYDQNPDAHPEAKPIPTIDNISALDIEAMCDGKTNVGTGGMYSKLRAARRAAQLGVPTLIVSGRGEFDILNVLKGGEGGTLILPEDRTVSSKKFWLAYHDNPSGAILVDKGAANALLAKGKSLLPIGVADVDGCFERGALIFIKTLEGDQLGVGLSNFSADELTRIKGKRTDELAAILGPLPHDEAVHRDNMLLDAAI; encoded by the coding sequence ATGACGAACTCGCGCATAACAAGAGACACCCTGCTCAATGATGTCCGCCGTGTGGTGGTCAAAGTCGGCTCGGCCGTGGTGACCACCGGGGACGGACTGAACTGCGACGCCATCAACCGACTCGCCGACCAACTCGCCGCCCTTGTCAACCTGAGGCTGGACGTGGTCCTGGTCTCGTCGGGAGCAGTGGCCGCAGGACGGCAACGCATATTCGAACGCACCAGCACGAAGAGCAAGAACAACAGGGACATGGCATCGAGGCAGGCCGCCTCGGCCATCGGCCAGGGACGGCTCATGCACGACTATGACGAGGCCTTTGCACGGCACGGCAAGATCACGGCCCAAATGCTGCTCACCCGGAGCGGGTTGAAGAACCGGGAACGATTCCTGAACGCTCGCAACACCATGGAACGGCTGCTGGAATGGGGTGTCATCCCCATCGTCAACGAAAACGATCCCGTATCCACCAAAGAGCTTGAATTCGGCGACAACGACACCCTCGGGGCCATGTGCCTCGGCCTGATCGGAGCGGACCTGTTCATCAATCTCACGTCCGCAAACGGCGTATATGACCAGAACCCGGATGCTCATCCGGAGGCCAAACCCATCCCCACCATCGACAATATCAGCGCGCTGGACATAGAGGCCATGTGCGACGGCAAGACCAACGTGGGCACGGGCGGCATGTATTCCAAGCTGCGTGCGGCCCGACGTGCGGCCCAACTCGGCGTCCCCACCCTGATCGTGTCCGGCAGGGGTGAATTCGACATCCTGAACGTCCTCAAGGGCGGTGAAGGCGGCACCTTGATCCTGCCCGAGGACAGGACCGTCTCCAGCAAGAAATTCTGGCTCGCCTACCACGACAACCCGTCCGGTGCCATCCTGGTGGACAAGGGGGCGGCAAACGCCCTGCTCGCCAAGGGCAAGTCGCTCCTTCCCATCGGCGTCGCCGACGTGGACGGATGTTTTGAGCGCGGCGCCCTGATCTTCATCAAGACCCTGGAAGGCGATCAACTCGGCGTGGGACTGTCCAATTTTTCGGCGGACGAACTGACCCGCATCAAGGGAAAACGCACGGACGAGCTGGCCGCCATTCTCGGCCCGCTTCCCCATGACGAGGCTGTCCACCGCGACAACATGCTCCTGGATGCGGCCATTTGA